TCGATCGATAGGTCCATGAACTCACCAAATGCCCCGAAAACCCGCGCCATCGACCGGAATCGCGGCTCCAGACAGATATTGATTCAGATCGGACGCCAAAAAAGCGATCGTCGCCGCCAACGATCTTGGATCGCCGGGACGCCCGGTAGGCAAATTGGAGTGAGTGCGAGCGGCCATCTCCTCTGGCGCAATTCCAGCTCGCGCGGCGCGCTCAGCCACCAATTCCGTCCAACGGTCGGTAGAAAACGGCCCGGGCAGTACCGCATTCACAAAGACGTTGTCCCCAGCGCAAGCCCGAGCCATCGAGCGCACTGCGGCCAAAGCGCCGGCCCGATACACAGCCGACAACGCCAAATCGTCCGCTGGCTCCCGTGCGCTCATCGACGAGATCGTAACCACCCGCCCCCATTTGCGCCGCCTCATCCCAGGCACAAATGCGCGGGTCAAACGCACAAAGGACATCAAAACCAACTGGTGTGCCCTCTCCCACTCGCCATCGTCAAACTCGAAGATACTTCCGGCAGGCGGGCCGCCCGTATTGTGAACCAGAATATCCACCGGTCGATCCCCGATCTCGCGGACAAGGGAAGCGATTGATCGAGGATCGGAAAGATCGCAAACGATAGGCAAGACCTCTCCGCTCAATCGATGCGCCGCATCTTGTATTCGAGCAGAATCGCGGCTGCAAATAACGAGCCTGGCGCCTTCCTGAGCCAATCGCTGCGCCACCGCGAACCCCAATCCCGTGCTGGCGCCCCCAACAAGCGCGGTCTTGCCCTCGATCCCAAGATCCATGTCGGGATTATAGCAAACTACCAGGCGACCGGATGCCAGACGGTCTGAATCTCAACAAAAGGCTCGATGAAGCCCAACCCGCGACCCTTCTCTGTCGCCCACTCCTTAGCAGTCAGCATCGGCGACGAATGAACCCGCTTGATCGAATCGGCCGCCGCAATCTCAATCCCCCTCCGATCGCCCTGGACGCCGCACAACTCGAGCGCATCGATATCGACGTGCCCTGCCAAGTGCGGCAAGAGTTCGGCCTGGCGCCCGGAAAGAAAATTCAACGCCCCGGCCGGAAGGTCGGACACCTCTAACGCCTCGGATAGCGCCAGTCCAGGCACAGGGTGTCGTTCGGGCAACAAAGCGACGACCGAGTTGCCGCCCGCCAATATCGGAGCGATCAGACTGACCAAAGAGAGCAAGGGCGCTTCGTCCGGACAGACGACGCCGACCACGCCGGTAGGCTGAGGTTCGGAGAAATTATGCATCGGGTGCGCGACGGGATTCACGCTGGAGACCAGTGCCGAGAACTTGTCCGTCCACCCGGCATAGTAGATCCACCGATCCACCATTGCGACGGTCTCAGCGCGCGCAGAGGCAATCGTCTGCCCGGTCGATTCTGCCAAGACTCCGGCCAGCTCCTCCGCCCGTCCCTCCAACATCTCGGCCATTCGATAAAGCACCTGTCCGCGATTATACGCAGTCATCTTAGCCCAAGCAGTCTGTCCCTTCCGAGCGGCCCCAACAGCATCGCGCAGGTCCTTTCGCGAGGCCAACGGCACATTGGCCAAGAATCGACCCTTTGCCGTCTCAACCTCGTAGGTGCGGCCCGATTCGCTGCGCGCAAACTCCCCGCCGATCCACAGTTTATAGGTCTTCAGCGCCGACGCCCGCTGGCTCATTGGCCGATTCTACCTGCCTGGGTATAATCTCGCCCAACATGTCCCTCGACCCGAACGCATTGCGACAATGGACGGACGATCACCTTGACGAGCTCATCTCCGACTTCCAACGCCTGTTAAACGCGCCCAGCGTAGAAGGTCCGGCAGAACCGAACGCCCCGTTTGGCGCCGCCGTTCGCCAAGCCATGGACGTTACGCTCGATCTGGGCAAGAAGTTTGGCTTCCGATGCAGAGACTTCGACGGCTACGCTCAGGACATGGAGATCGGCGACGGAGAAGAGTTCGTCGCCTCGCTCGCCCACGTAGACGTGGTTCCTCCCGGCAACGGTTGGGATTCTGACCCTTGGGCCGCCGAGATTCGAGACGGTTACATCTATGCCCGAGGCGCCGAGGACGACAAAGGCGCCGCCATGGCCAGCATCTATGCCGTCCGTGCTCTAAAAGAATTAGGGACGCCCCTCAAGAGGCGCGTCCGCATCGTGATCGGCGGAGACGAAGAAAGCGGGTTTTGCTGTGTCGAGCACTATCTTAAAGTCGTTCCCGAGCGCCCGGTCGCCGGATTTAGCCCGGACGGCGCATGGCCGTTCGTATTTGCCGAGAAAGGCATTTTGAATCTAAAGATCGAGAAAAAAATCGCGTCTGCCCACATTGCCAAGGCCGAAGGCGGCGAGCGGCACAACATGGTGCCCGACCGAGCCAGCGCGACAGTCAAAAGCGCCGAGATTCCTGCAACCCTGCCGGAAGGCGTCTCCGCCGTCGCTCAAGGCGACCATGCCGTATGGACCGCGGCCGGCAAATCGGCTCACGGCAGCCGACCCTCCCTGGGCGTCAATGCCGTCGCTCTGCTGCTCGAAGGCCTCCAATCGCTCAATCTGCCGGACAACGACGCTTGGCTGAACAACGCGCTCAAAATAGCCCGATCTCAAGACGGCGATGCCCTGGGAATAGAGCACGAAGACGAAGTAACCGGCCCCCTGACCTCTAACTTAGGCGTGTTCAGCTACGACGGCCAG
Above is a genomic segment from Armatimonadota bacterium containing:
- a CDS encoding Sapep family Mn(2+)-dependent dipeptidase, which codes for MSLDPNALRQWTDDHLDELISDFQRLLNAPSVEGPAEPNAPFGAAVRQAMDVTLDLGKKFGFRCRDFDGYAQDMEIGDGEEFVASLAHVDVVPPGNGWDSDPWAAEIRDGYIYARGAEDDKGAAMASIYAVRALKELGTPLKRRVRIVIGGDEESGFCCVEHYLKVVPERPVAGFSPDGAWPFVFAEKGILNLKIEKKIASAHIAKAEGGERHNMVPDRASATVKSAEIPATLPEGVSAVAQGDHAVWTAAGKSAHGSRPSLGVNAVALLLEGLQSLNLPDNDAWLNNALKIARSQDGDALGIEHEDEVTGPLTSNLGVFSYDGQTARMTINIRYPATWSLGELMARCEPTVRAMGFEVVSVDDSPPHYVPQDNPFLQAIGRIYREETGDETPPQTMGGGTYARVLPPLVAIGAGFEGDGAAHEPNERIAIESMRKLTYLYARMLYELANL
- a CDS encoding aldehyde dehydrogenase family protein; translation: MSQRASALKTYKLWIGGEFARSESGRTYEVETAKGRFLANVPLASRKDLRDAVGAARKGQTAWAKMTAYNRGQVLYRMAEMLEGRAEELAGVLAESTGQTIASARAETVAMVDRWIYYAGWTDKFSALVSSVNPVAHPMHNFSEPQPTGVVGVVCPDEAPLLSLVSLIAPILAGGNSVVALLPERHPVPGLALSEALEVSDLPAGALNFLSGRQAELLPHLAGHVDIDALELCGVQGDRRGIEIAAADSIKRVHSSPMLTAKEWATEKGRGLGFIEPFVEIQTVWHPVAW
- a CDS encoding SDR family oxidoreductase yields the protein MDLGIEGKTALVGGASTGLGFAVAQRLAQEGARLVICSRDSARIQDAAHRLSGEVLPIVCDLSDPRSIASLVREIGDRPVDILVHNTGGPPAGSIFEFDDGEWERAHQLVLMSFVRLTRAFVPGMRRRKWGRVVTISSMSAREPADDLALSAVYRAGALAAVRSMARACAGDNVFVNAVLPGPFSTDRWTELVAERAARAGIAPEEMAARTHSNLPTGRPGDPRSLAATIAFLASDLNQYLSGAAIPVDGAGFRGIW